The Lentzea guizhouensis genome contains a region encoding:
- a CDS encoding helix-turn-helix transcriptional regulator, whose amino-acid sequence MQTRAPQVVGRDREVEALATALERTRRGQGGAVFLTGEAGIGKSRLARLAAGQAFDESMRVLKGRGTTIGPMVPFRPIAEALLGLFRHEPPDDTTLGPYKPVLGTLIPEWHDQQSTTESVVVLAEAVLRLLTSVARKTPCLLVLEDLHDADAETLAVIEYLADNLEEQPVLLLATIRNDPGNALELVHRIVRRDAAAQLELTRLTKAQVQRMTAACLESEQVPDELCDRLWTDSAGNPFVVEELLHGMVSGGLLVPNARGWQVLGELKLPVPAAFVRSVAHRTDRLGPQGREVLSVAAVLGHRFPLSVVQKVTGHDDRALLSHLHAGVAAQLVTPDEPAPDWYAFRHPLTADALLAQLTPAERAGLSERTADAVEELHPGLPGDWCPLVAKLRFDAGEPGDAGLLFAEAGKRALRNGATNSAVKLLDRAHRLLTEPAARADVLDVLLPALAEAGEFEKAFQLGQALGELRGLDGPRRAKLHTRLARVAYLAGRFTDGAEQVRAARTLLGPDAPDELSAPLDVNSAFLTLNIPSPDRIASAARLAHRAADAAARARLPMVGCEAWQLLGIIAREQNLDEANACFDRARALADTHKLPIQHIYVLVRMAGNDWLASGSTASLEGTHDEACRAGAITVAYNVDAIMALQSVLTGRYTEASEQVDRCLQATVRLQLSALTRYLLMVRATLHAHQGDRQATDLAVQAFEQSARGGAQEVPLCSGLAKAFCALLEENHVLAAQEFDRAAAQESQNPTTFHLSGTHGMRVLLGVLDGRFGWPEYTALSAASPARMRWNKQFADLAHAVLLGREGRDAEAAEAFRSAQEAAAPYPMARHLGLRLVAAQAQRWGDPVTWLRAAEEYFHQAGNAAVASACRGLLRQAGAPVQQRRSGTDQVPKQLRGFGVTVREFEVFVLLADRLGNKAIATRLHISPRTVEKHVASLIAKTGQPDRESLSAYAAELNR is encoded by the coding sequence ATGCAGACCCGAGCGCCCCAGGTGGTCGGCCGAGACCGGGAGGTCGAGGCCCTCGCCACGGCACTCGAACGCACCCGGCGGGGGCAGGGTGGCGCGGTGTTCCTCACCGGGGAGGCGGGGATCGGGAAGTCGCGGCTCGCCAGGCTGGCGGCGGGGCAGGCGTTCGACGAGAGCATGCGGGTGCTCAAGGGACGCGGGACGACGATCGGGCCGATGGTGCCGTTCCGGCCCATCGCCGAGGCGCTGCTGGGGCTCTTCCGCCACGAGCCGCCGGACGACACCACGCTCGGGCCCTACAAGCCGGTGCTGGGGACGTTGATCCCCGAGTGGCACGACCAGCAGTCCACCACGGAGTCCGTCGTGGTGCTGGCGGAGGCGGTGCTGCGGTTGCTGACGTCGGTGGCGCGCAAGACGCCGTGCCTGCTGGTGCTGGAGGACCTGCACGACGCGGACGCGGAGACGCTCGCGGTCATCGAGTACCTGGCGGACAACCTGGAGGAGCAGCCGGTCCTGCTGCTCGCGACCATCCGCAACGACCCCGGCAACGCGCTCGAGCTCGTCCACCGGATCGTGCGGCGCGACGCGGCCGCGCAGCTGGAGCTCACGCGGCTCACCAAGGCGCAGGTCCAGCGGATGACGGCGGCTTGCCTGGAGAGCGAGCAGGTGCCGGACGAGCTCTGCGATCGCTTGTGGACGGACAGCGCGGGGAACCCGTTCGTCGTCGAGGAGCTGTTGCACGGCATGGTGAGCGGCGGGCTGCTCGTCCCGAACGCGCGCGGCTGGCAGGTGCTCGGCGAGCTGAAGCTGCCGGTGCCCGCGGCGTTCGTGCGCAGCGTCGCGCACCGCACGGACCGGCTGGGGCCGCAGGGGCGCGAGGTGTTGTCGGTGGCGGCGGTGCTCGGGCACCGGTTCCCGCTCTCGGTGGTGCAGAAGGTGACCGGGCACGACGACCGGGCGTTGCTGAGCCACCTGCACGCCGGGGTCGCGGCGCAGCTGGTCACGCCGGACGAGCCCGCGCCGGACTGGTACGCGTTCCGGCACCCGTTGACGGCGGACGCGTTGCTGGCGCAGCTGACGCCCGCCGAGCGCGCCGGACTGTCCGAACGCACCGCGGACGCCGTCGAGGAGCTGCACCCCGGGCTGCCCGGCGACTGGTGCCCGCTGGTGGCCAAGCTGCGGTTCGACGCGGGCGAGCCGGGGGACGCGGGGCTGCTGTTCGCCGAGGCCGGGAAACGCGCGTTGCGCAACGGCGCCACGAACTCCGCGGTCAAGCTGCTGGACCGGGCCCACCGGTTGCTGACCGAGCCGGCGGCACGGGCGGACGTGCTGGACGTGCTGCTGCCCGCGCTCGCCGAGGCCGGCGAGTTCGAGAAGGCGTTCCAGCTCGGTCAGGCGCTCGGGGAGCTGCGCGGGCTCGACGGGCCGCGCAGGGCGAAGCTGCACACCCGGCTCGCGCGCGTGGCGTACCTGGCGGGACGGTTCACCGACGGCGCGGAACAGGTGCGGGCCGCGCGCACGTTGCTGGGGCCGGACGCACCGGACGAGCTGAGCGCGCCGCTCGACGTGAACTCGGCGTTCCTGACGTTGAACATCCCGAGCCCCGACCGGATCGCCTCGGCCGCGCGTCTCGCGCACCGGGCGGCGGACGCGGCGGCACGGGCGCGGTTGCCGATGGTCGGGTGCGAGGCGTGGCAGCTGCTCGGGATCATCGCGCGCGAGCAGAACCTGGACGAGGCCAACGCGTGCTTCGACCGGGCGCGAGCGCTTGCGGACACGCACAAGCTGCCGATCCAGCACATCTACGTGTTGGTGCGCATGGCGGGCAACGACTGGCTGGCCTCCGGCAGCACGGCGTCGCTGGAGGGCACGCACGACGAGGCGTGCCGGGCGGGCGCGATCACCGTGGCGTACAACGTGGACGCCATCATGGCGTTGCAGTCGGTGCTGACCGGCCGCTACACCGAGGCGAGCGAGCAGGTCGACCGCTGCCTGCAGGCCACGGTGCGGTTGCAGCTCAGCGCCCTCACCCGGTACCTGCTGATGGTGAGGGCGACGCTGCACGCGCACCAGGGCGACCGGCAGGCCACCGACCTGGCGGTGCAGGCGTTCGAGCAGAGCGCCAGGGGCGGTGCGCAGGAGGTGCCGCTGTGCTCGGGGCTCGCGAAGGCGTTCTGCGCGTTGCTGGAGGAGAACCACGTGCTGGCGGCGCAGGAGTTCGACCGCGCGGCGGCACAGGAGTCGCAGAACCCCACCACGTTCCACCTCTCCGGCACGCACGGCATGCGCGTGCTGCTCGGCGTGCTGGACGGCCGGTTCGGGTGGCCCGAGTACACCGCGCTGTCGGCCGCGTCACCCGCGCGGATGCGGTGGAACAAGCAGTTCGCCGACCTCGCGCACGCCGTGCTGCTGGGCCGTGAGGGCAGGGACGCCGAGGCGGCCGAGGCCTTCCGCTCGGCGCAGGAGGCCGCGGCGCCCTACCCGATGGCGCGGCACCTGGGGCTGCGGCTGGTCGCGGCGCAGGCGCAGCGGTGGGGTGACCCGGTCACGTGGCTGCGCGCCGCCGAGGAGTACTTCCACCAGGCCGGCAACGCCGCCGTCGCGTCGGCGTGCCGCGGGTTGCTGCGCCAGGCGGGAGCGCCCGTGCAGCAACGCCGCAGCGGCACCGACCAGGTGCCCAAGCAGCTGCGCGGGTTCGGCGTGACGGTGCGGGAGTTCGAGGTGTTCGTGCTGCTCGCCGACCGGCTGGGCAACAAGGCCATCGCGACGCGGCTGCACATCTCGCCGCGCACGGTCGAGAAGCACGTGGCGTCGCTGATCGCGAAGACCGGTCAGCCCGACCGGGAGTCCTTGTCGGCGTACGCGGCGGAGCTGAACCGCTGA
- a CDS encoding DUF4383 domain-containing protein — MVDVRTRTAVQQAALAVAAVFALIGVLGFIPGITTNYDTMTFAGHHSEALLLGIFNVSILHNLVHLLFGVAGFLAARTASGAKAYLIGGGAVYLVLWLYGLVIDKASQANFVPLNTADDWLHFFLGIGMIGLGVALGRRAAVR; from the coding sequence ATGGTCGACGTACGGACACGAACTGCCGTCCAGCAGGCAGCCTTAGCCGTTGCGGCGGTGTTCGCGCTGATCGGAGTGCTCGGGTTCATCCCGGGCATCACCACCAACTACGACACGATGACGTTCGCCGGGCATCACTCAGAGGCGTTGCTGCTCGGCATCTTCAACGTCTCGATCCTGCACAACCTCGTGCACCTGCTGTTCGGCGTGGCGGGCTTCCTGGCCGCGCGCACGGCGAGCGGCGCGAAGGCGTACCTCATCGGCGGCGGTGCCGTGTACCTGGTGCTGTGGCTGTACGGGCTCGTCATCGACAAGGCCAGCCAGGCGAACTTCGTGCCGCTCAACACCGCGGACGACTGGCTGCACTTCTTCCTCGGCATCGGCATGATCGGACTGGGAGTGGCGCTTGGCCGGCGTGCCGCAGTGCGCTGA
- a CDS encoding carboxylate-amine ligase, whose protein sequence is MPQCADTVGVEEEFLLVDSASGRTSVRADAVLARLRDTGLTKFHAELAGTQVEAATGPCTDMAALGTALQQARDAIAAAAAEVGVAVLSRGTPVKASPHPVVTDGQRFRRVLDMYAGVVDTYEASGCHVHVGVPDRETAVVVLNRLRPWLPTLLAVSANSPDHGYASWRMVLQSRFPGSGVPPVVSGAADYDAHVARMVTCGTLVDHAQSFWLARLSPKLPTIEFRVADAAATVPDALLQAALSRALVQTAAVMETPPVRDDVCAAAVWTASRYGLGGPAVDPWRECRVPATALLDDLVKHVTPALEERGEFALVQDLIAQRNET, encoded by the coding sequence GTGCCGCAGTGCGCTGACACCGTCGGCGTAGAAGAAGAGTTCCTGCTCGTCGACTCGGCGTCCGGGCGCACCTCGGTGCGTGCGGACGCCGTGTTGGCTCGCCTGCGGGACACCGGGCTGACGAAGTTCCACGCGGAGCTCGCCGGTACGCAGGTGGAGGCGGCGACCGGGCCGTGCACCGACATGGCCGCGCTCGGTACGGCCCTGCAGCAGGCGCGGGACGCCATCGCCGCGGCCGCCGCGGAGGTCGGGGTGGCGGTGCTGTCGCGCGGCACCCCGGTCAAGGCGTCGCCGCACCCGGTCGTGACCGACGGGCAGCGGTTCCGGCGGGTGCTCGACATGTACGCGGGCGTCGTGGACACCTACGAGGCGTCCGGGTGCCACGTGCACGTGGGCGTGCCGGACCGGGAGACCGCGGTCGTGGTGCTGAACCGGTTGCGGCCGTGGCTGCCGACGTTGCTCGCGGTGTCGGCGAACTCGCCGGACCACGGGTACGCGAGCTGGCGGATGGTGCTGCAGTCGCGGTTCCCCGGCTCCGGGGTGCCGCCGGTGGTCTCCGGCGCCGCCGACTACGACGCGCACGTGGCCAGGATGGTCACCTGCGGGACGCTGGTCGACCACGCGCAGTCGTTCTGGCTCGCCCGGTTGTCGCCGAAGCTGCCGACGATCGAGTTCCGGGTGGCCGACGCCGCCGCGACCGTGCCGGACGCGCTCCTGCAAGCCGCTCTGTCGCGCGCTCTCGTGCAGACCGCCGCCGTCATGGAGACACCGCCGGTGCGCGACGACGTGTGCGCCGCGGCGGTGTGGACGGCCTCCCGGTACGGGCTCGGCGGTCCCGCCGTCGACCCGTGGCGGGAATGCCGGGTGCCGGCGACGGCGTTGCTCGACGACCTCGTCAAGCACGTGACACCGGCGCTGGAAGAGCGCGGCGAGTTCGCGCTCGTGCAAGATCTGATCGCTCAACGGAATGAGACGTGA
- a CDS encoding iron-containing redox enzyme family protein, with protein MLLPSPRGPLSEAVVTALRGTPGDAVGFTDADPYGEDLAIALYTLYELHYGGFDGVDPDWEWDPELLRLRARVERVFLDALRSDVDMTDLDSALEALLVEQVPGTGVSHFLRDDGTWEQMCEYFAHRSVYHHKEADPHAWVIPRLRGKAKAALVAVEFDEFGGGRADRMHSQLYADLLEGAGMSPEYLHYLDDVPAPAIAIVNMMSLFGLHRSLRGSLVGHFAAAEITTAPSAQRMAQALQRMEADPRCIEFFTEHIEADAVHEQIMRRDVIGSLVEQEPELASDVVFGIQATELLEARLGDHLLSAWTAGDTSLRTRLRWLVSQNG; from the coding sequence ATGCTGCTCCCCTCTCCTCGCGGACCGCTGTCCGAGGCCGTCGTCACCGCACTGCGCGGGACGCCGGGCGACGCGGTCGGGTTCACCGATGCCGACCCGTACGGCGAGGACCTCGCGATCGCGCTGTACACGTTGTACGAGCTGCACTACGGCGGTTTCGACGGCGTGGACCCGGACTGGGAATGGGACCCGGAGCTGCTCCGGCTGCGGGCCCGGGTCGAACGCGTGTTCCTGGACGCATTGCGGTCCGATGTGGACATGACCGACCTGGACAGCGCGCTGGAGGCGTTGCTGGTCGAGCAGGTCCCCGGCACCGGCGTGTCGCACTTCCTGCGGGACGACGGGACCTGGGAGCAGATGTGCGAGTACTTCGCGCACCGCTCGGTGTACCACCACAAGGAGGCCGACCCGCACGCGTGGGTGATCCCCCGGTTGCGCGGCAAGGCGAAGGCGGCGCTGGTCGCGGTGGAGTTCGACGAGTTCGGCGGCGGCCGGGCCGACCGGATGCACTCGCAGCTCTACGCGGACCTGCTCGAAGGCGCCGGGATGTCGCCGGAGTACCTGCACTACCTCGACGACGTGCCCGCGCCGGCCATCGCGATCGTCAACATGATGTCGTTGTTCGGGCTGCACCGGTCGTTGCGCGGCTCGCTGGTCGGGCACTTCGCCGCCGCCGAGATCACCACGGCCCCGAGCGCCCAGCGCATGGCGCAGGCGTTGCAGCGGATGGAGGCCGACCCGCGGTGCATCGAGTTCTTCACCGAGCACATCGAAGCCGATGCCGTGCACGAGCAGATCATGCGTCGTGACGTCATCGGCTCACTGGTGGAACAGGAGCCCGAGCTGGCCTCCGACGTGGTGTTCGGCATCCAGGCGACCGAACTGCTGGAGGCCAGGCTCGGGGATCACCTGCTGTCGGCCTGGACGGCCGGGGACACCTCGCTGCGCACGCGCTTGCGGTGGCTGGTGTCGCAGAACGGATAG
- a CDS encoding CDGSH iron-sulfur domain-containing protein, whose translation MTDPNARRVTVVPNGPVLVEGPVEIEVDGVTHTSDRFVVAVCACRRSKRYPFCDTSHRKRVRSEVSPAVQADSR comes from the coding sequence GTGACCGACCCGAACGCGCGCAGGGTGACGGTGGTGCCGAACGGGCCGGTTCTCGTTGAGGGACCGGTCGAGATCGAGGTCGACGGCGTGACGCACACCAGCGACCGGTTCGTGGTCGCGGTGTGCGCCTGCCGCCGCAGCAAGCGCTATCCGTTCTGCGACACCAGCCACCGCAAGCGCGTGCGCAGCGAGGTGTCCCCGGCCGTCCAGGCCGACAGCAGGTGA
- a CDS encoding HemK2/MTQ2 family protein methyltransferase: MRLLRAPGVYTPQEDTELLVDAMNAAAIPTGARVLDIGTGTGALALAALRGGASEVTGVDVSRRAVWTARVNAALQRLPLQVRLGNALEVVADEQFDLVLANPPYVPAANPCAASGPARAWDAGLDGRQLLDPLCARMFDLLNPGGVLLMVHSVLCGVDTTLRQLRDNGMKASVVQRRLIPFGPVMRGRIDFLERHGLIDPGQRHEELVVIRGDRPERAQGDGGAERAGSR, from the coding sequence GTGAGGCTGCTCAGAGCACCTGGCGTGTACACGCCGCAAGAGGACACCGAGCTGTTGGTCGACGCGATGAACGCGGCGGCGATCCCGACGGGCGCCCGCGTCCTGGACATCGGGACCGGTACGGGGGCACTGGCACTGGCCGCGCTGCGCGGCGGTGCCTCCGAGGTGACCGGTGTGGACGTGTCCCGCCGTGCCGTGTGGACGGCACGCGTGAACGCGGCCCTGCAAAGACTTCCCCTCCAGGTCCGGCTGGGCAACGCGCTCGAGGTCGTCGCCGACGAGCAGTTCGACCTGGTGCTGGCCAACCCGCCGTACGTGCCGGCGGCGAACCCCTGCGCGGCGAGCGGACCGGCTCGGGCGTGGGACGCGGGGCTGGACGGCCGGCAGCTGCTGGACCCGTTGTGCGCCCGCATGTTCGACCTGCTCAATCCCGGCGGAGTGCTGCTGATGGTCCACTCAGTCCTGTGCGGAGTGGACACCACGCTGCGGCAGCTGCGGGACAACGGGATGAAGGCCTCGGTGGTGCAACGCCGCCTGATCCCGTTCGGACCGGTCATGCGCGGGCGGATCGACTTCCTGGAACGGCACGGACTGATCGATCCCGGTCAGCGACACGAGGAACTGGTGGTGATCCGCGGTGACCGACCCGAACGCGCGCAGGGTGACGGTGGTGCCGAACGGGCCGGTTCTCGTTGA
- a CDS encoding DUF1360 domain-containing protein, whose product MSRIRQEYGESRPLPGYLLAMGTYAAVVGAVAAVGRRSGTRLPERFSLADTALVSVATHKLSRLLTKEAVTSPLRAPFTRYEEPAGHAELKESVRAHNAAQHAIGELLTCPFCIAVWAASGMTAGLVFAPRLTRLVSTALTAVAASDVLNLVYDKLKS is encoded by the coding sequence GTGAGCCGGATCAGGCAGGAGTACGGCGAGAGCAGGCCGCTTCCCGGCTACCTCCTCGCCATGGGCACCTACGCCGCCGTCGTCGGCGCCGTCGCGGCGGTCGGGCGCCGCAGTGGTACCAGGCTGCCGGAGCGGTTCTCCCTGGCCGACACCGCGCTGGTGTCGGTGGCGACGCACAAGCTGAGCAGGCTGCTCACCAAGGAGGCCGTGACGAGCCCGCTGAGGGCCCCGTTCACGCGCTACGAGGAGCCGGCGGGCCACGCGGAGCTCAAGGAGTCCGTGCGGGCGCACAACGCGGCCCAGCACGCGATCGGCGAGCTGCTCACGTGCCCGTTCTGCATCGCCGTGTGGGCGGCCAGCGGGATGACCGCCGGTCTGGTGTTCGCTCCCCGGCTGACCAGGCTGGTGTCGACCGCGCTCACCGCGGTCGCGGCGTCCGACGTGCTGAACCTCGTGTACGACAAGCTGAAGTCATGA
- a CDS encoding SDR family NAD(P)-dependent oxidoreductase has product MNALAVVTGASSGIGYELAKVLADNGFDVVVAAEDERIADTAAQLGLRSGGVHVEPVQADLRTYEGVEVLVSRVRALGRPVEVLAVNAGVGVGGDFARDTSLDDNLEIIDLNVRSAVHLSHRLVGDMVDRKQGKILYTSSIAATAPSPFHSVYAASKAFLASFAQGLREELRDSGVSVTTLMPGPTDTEFFDRAGMQDTKVATGDKDDPAQVAQQGFDALMKGDDHVVAGSVRNKVQAIAGRVAPDPVKAKLMRTMTEPGSAES; this is encoded by the coding sequence GTGAATGCGCTTGCCGTGGTGACCGGTGCGTCGAGTGGAATCGGGTACGAACTGGCGAAGGTGCTCGCGGACAACGGCTTCGACGTCGTCGTCGCGGCGGAGGACGAACGGATCGCCGACACGGCCGCGCAGCTGGGCCTGCGCAGCGGTGGCGTGCACGTCGAACCGGTCCAGGCGGACCTCAGGACCTACGAGGGCGTGGAGGTGCTCGTGTCCCGCGTGCGCGCGTTGGGCCGCCCGGTCGAGGTGCTCGCGGTGAACGCGGGCGTCGGCGTCGGCGGCGACTTCGCCAGGGACACCTCGCTCGACGACAACCTGGAGATCATCGACCTCAACGTGCGCTCCGCCGTGCACCTCTCGCACCGGCTCGTCGGCGACATGGTGGACCGCAAGCAGGGCAAGATCCTCTACACGTCCTCGATCGCGGCGACCGCGCCCAGCCCGTTCCACTCCGTCTACGCCGCCTCGAAGGCCTTCCTGGCCTCGTTCGCGCAGGGCCTGCGCGAGGAGCTGCGCGACAGCGGTGTCTCGGTCACGACGCTGATGCCGGGGCCGACCGACACCGAGTTCTTCGACCGCGCGGGCATGCAGGACACGAAGGTCGCGACGGGGGACAAGGACGACCCGGCACAGGTCGCCCAGCAGGGCTTCGACGCGCTGATGAAGGGTGACGACCACGTGGTGGCCGGGTCGGTGCGCAACAAGGTCCAGGCGATCGCCGGGCGGGTCGCGCCGGACCCCGTCAAGGCGAAGCTGATGCGAACCATGACCGAGCCGGGTTCAGCCGAGTCCTGA
- a CDS encoding efflux RND transporter periplasmic adaptor subunit — translation MRKIVLAPLCALVTVAVTACSPSGPDQANPELAPRGTTMTKVKPAKQDLTTTISITGKVEMNPTFGLVAPVPGQVRFFDLLPPNGTPTKATRVATVWKDGAPNYVEIPAGAVFAGRLVDDKAAVTAGMPLASAKHIGYALVGDIDGQQAYKISGALGEVKAQIKNGPGPFPCAVLGTIAALPQGTIPEKPVQTPDPKSTPDPKAQPKTPEQPQQPQQPSASTGLRIVCTAPADTKMINGASASIEVITGKSPQAMVVPVEAVAGQQGKGKVDVLQSDGSRKTVEVELGLTDGKVIEVKSGLTGEEELAVPGPNLPEPQQGGDQSKPTGP, via the coding sequence GTGCGCAAAATTGTTCTCGCGCCGCTGTGCGCGCTGGTCACGGTCGCCGTGACGGCGTGCAGTCCGTCAGGTCCGGATCAGGCCAATCCGGAGCTGGCGCCGCGCGGCACGACGATGACCAAGGTCAAGCCGGCCAAGCAGGACCTGACGACCACGATCAGCATCACCGGCAAGGTCGAGATGAACCCGACGTTCGGGCTGGTCGCACCGGTCCCCGGCCAGGTGCGGTTCTTCGACCTGCTGCCGCCGAACGGCACGCCGACGAAGGCCACCAGGGTCGCGACGGTGTGGAAGGACGGCGCGCCGAACTACGTGGAGATCCCGGCGGGCGCGGTGTTCGCGGGCCGGCTGGTCGACGACAAGGCCGCGGTGACCGCCGGCATGCCGCTCGCCTCGGCCAAGCACATCGGGTACGCGCTGGTCGGCGACATCGACGGGCAGCAGGCGTACAAGATCAGCGGGGCGCTCGGCGAGGTCAAGGCGCAGATCAAGAACGGCCCCGGCCCGTTCCCGTGCGCGGTGCTCGGCACGATCGCCGCACTGCCGCAGGGCACCATCCCGGAGAAGCCGGTGCAGACGCCGGACCCGAAGTCGACGCCGGACCCCAAGGCCCAGCCGAAGACCCCCGAGCAGCCGCAACAGCCCCAGCAGCCCAGCGCGTCCACCGGCCTGCGGATCGTCTGCACCGCGCCGGCCGACACCAAGATGATCAACGGCGCCAGCGCGTCGATCGAGGTCATCACCGGCAAGTCGCCGCAGGCCATGGTGGTCCCGGTCGAGGCGGTCGCGGGCCAGCAGGGCAAGGGCAAGGTCGACGTGCTGCAGTCCGACGGCTCCCGCAAGACCGTCGAGGTCGAGCTCGGGCTCACCGACGGCAAGGTCATCGAGGTCAAGTCCGGTCTCACCGGCGAGGAGGAGCTCGCGGTCCCCGGCCCGAACCTGCCGGAACCGCAGCAGGGCGGCGACCAGAGCAAGCCGACGGGTCCGTGA
- a CDS encoding ABC transporter ATP-binding protein — translation MTAPETTMTMAAVPPLLQLNGITKVLKGQDEPRTILSGVDLTVHPGQSVAILGRSGSGKSTLLSLIGLFDRADEGQYFLNGNDITKLPERRAAALRSAEFGFVFQRFFLLKHLTAAQNVAMALVNGQGWAARRKRKQQVEEALEQVGIAHLAKHKPTRLSGGEQQRVAIARALVRKPRVILADEPTGALDTETGNLVVEVLLNTTRQGCGLVLVTHDHDHARKMGRVLELRDGRFN, via the coding sequence ATGACCGCGCCAGAGACGACCATGACGATGGCGGCCGTCCCGCCGCTGCTGCAGCTCAACGGCATCACGAAAGTCCTGAAGGGCCAAGATGAACCGCGCACCATCCTGTCCGGCGTGGACCTGACCGTCCACCCTGGACAGAGCGTGGCGATCCTCGGCCGGTCCGGTTCCGGCAAGTCGACGCTGCTGAGCCTGATCGGGCTCTTCGACCGCGCCGACGAGGGTCAGTACTTCTTGAACGGCAACGACATCACGAAGCTGCCGGAGCGCAGGGCGGCGGCGTTGCGCAGCGCGGAGTTCGGGTTCGTCTTCCAGCGCTTCTTCCTGCTCAAGCACCTCACCGCGGCGCAGAACGTCGCGATGGCGCTGGTGAACGGCCAGGGCTGGGCCGCGCGCCGCAAGCGCAAGCAGCAGGTGGAGGAAGCGTTGGAGCAGGTCGGCATCGCCCACCTGGCCAAGCACAAGCCCACCCGGCTCTCCGGCGGTGAGCAGCAGCGCGTCGCGATCGCCCGCGCCCTGGTCCGCAAGCCGCGGGTGATCCTCGCCGACGAGCCGACCGGCGCGCTCGACACCGAGACCGGCAACCTCGTCGTCGAGGTGCTGCTCAACACGACCAGGCAGGGCTGCGGCCTCGTCCTGGTCACGCACGACCACGACCACGCGCGCAAGATGGGCCGCGTGCTGGAGCTGCGCGACGGGCGGTTCAACTGA
- a CDS encoding ABC transporter permease yields the protein MFSGKLRSALIIGGQGIRARKLRTFLSMVSLFLGVLAIVAVQAGSALAERAMLTDVELQQGKDGTFQLYVSGEGKATSVVENTLKGAEDAVGVVGMNAVIGEPGVRPINEGAMPFEYAGRGGDYGGPSMFCDQNGICTEQKKPEKKPDGQAIEVMVQALTGDVRQFKPFRPVSGSWLDFGSAPSLAPKIVLNEEAAKGLNQYKVPGEMMITGATHHVSPQIIGVVSDGSSQPSVYMRLDEVRNWLPSSDNVQVDRFRGGPGLQVMLAPGTQDMQQLLTARLVGAGMRAEEIRFNEIQSKKRMEKELLIMRLIFLGMAALVLLIGVAGILNVGLATVGERVEEFALRRAVGMSRMLLAGIVLAETLLTGLLTAALAIGTGVVGLKVGLMMFGSRFPSLADVVFPWEAGVAGVIAGLAAGVLGGLIPAIRAARIPIATVMRA from the coding sequence ATGTTCTCCGGCAAGCTGCGGTCCGCCCTGATCATCGGCGGACAGGGCATCCGCGCCCGCAAGCTGCGCACGTTCCTGTCGATGGTGTCGCTGTTCCTCGGCGTCCTCGCGATCGTGGCCGTCCAGGCGGGCTCCGCGCTCGCCGAACGCGCGATGCTCACCGACGTCGAGCTCCAGCAGGGCAAGGACGGCACGTTCCAGCTCTACGTCTCCGGCGAGGGCAAGGCCACCTCGGTCGTCGAGAACACCCTGAAGGGCGCCGAGGACGCCGTCGGCGTCGTCGGCATGAACGCCGTCATCGGCGAGCCGGGCGTGCGCCCGATCAACGAAGGGGCGATGCCGTTCGAGTACGCGGGCCGCGGGGGCGACTACGGCGGCCCGTCGATGTTCTGCGACCAGAACGGCATCTGCACTGAGCAGAAGAAGCCGGAGAAGAAGCCGGACGGCCAGGCCATCGAGGTCATGGTCCAGGCGCTGACCGGTGACGTCCGCCAGTTCAAGCCGTTCCGCCCGGTCTCCGGCTCCTGGCTCGACTTCGGCTCCGCCCCCTCGCTCGCACCGAAGATCGTGCTGAACGAGGAAGCCGCCAAGGGCCTCAACCAGTACAAGGTCCCCGGCGAGATGATGATCACCGGCGCGACCCACCACGTCTCGCCGCAGATCATCGGCGTGGTCTCCGACGGCAGCTCGCAGCCGTCCGTCTACATGCGACTCGACGAGGTGCGCAACTGGCTGCCCTCCTCGGACAACGTCCAGGTGGACCGCTTCCGCGGCGGACCGGGCCTGCAGGTCATGCTGGCACCGGGAACCCAGGACATGCAGCAGCTGCTGACCGCCCGCCTCGTCGGGGCCGGCATGCGGGCCGAGGAGATCCGCTTCAACGAGATCCAGTCGAAGAAGCGCATGGAGAAGGAGCTCCTGATCATGCGCCTGATCTTCCTCGGCATGGCCGCCCTCGTGCTGCTGATCGGCGTCGCCGGCATCCTCAACGTCGGCCTCGCCACCGTCGGCGAACGAGTCGAGGAGTTCGCCCTGCGCCGCGCGGTCGGCATGTCCAGGATGCTGCTGGCCGGCATCGTGCTCGCCGAGACCCTGCTCACCGGCCTGCTGACAGCGGCACTGGCGATCGGCACCGGCGTGGTGGGCCTGAAGGTCGGTCTGATGATGTTCGGTTCGAGGTTCCCGTCGCTCGCCGACGTCGTCTTCCCGTGGGAGGCGGGCGTCGCCGGGGTGATCGCGGGTCTGGCCGCGGGTGTGCTGGGCGGGTTGATCCCGGCCATCAGGGCGGCGCGGATCCCGATCGCCACGGTGATGCGGGCGTGA